A part of Paenibacillus sp. IHBB 10380 genomic DNA contains:
- the miaA gene encoding tRNA (adenosine(37)-N6)-dimethylallyltransferase MiaA, with translation MTTETKPRLLVLVGPTAVGKTKMSIEIAKHYGCEIISGDSMQVYRQMDIGTAKISEHEMDGIPHHLIDIHDPDEPYSVAEFQEQCRRLIGEIHARGKLPFIVGGTGLYVESVCYGFQFTEVGADEDFRREQFAYADTHGAEALHDRLKVVDPVSAERLHANDQRRVVRALEIYHLTGTTHSAQMASQTKESPYQLCLMGLTMDRQMLYKRIEGRIEQMLQQGLVGEVSSLLHKGYGPGLISMQGLGYKEIISYLQGEMTLEDTITLLKRDTRRFAKRQLSWFRHMNEISWVDVTETANFSANFDQIRGIIAGRFLTDIEYISKQSN, from the coding sequence TTGACAACAGAGACTAAACCACGATTACTAGTGCTTGTTGGACCGACTGCAGTTGGCAAAACCAAAATGAGCATTGAAATAGCTAAGCATTACGGCTGTGAAATTATCTCAGGAGATTCTATGCAGGTATATCGGCAAATGGATATCGGAACAGCCAAAATTTCTGAACATGAAATGGACGGAATTCCGCATCATTTGATCGATATCCATGATCCGGACGAACCTTACTCAGTGGCTGAATTTCAAGAACAGTGCCGACGATTAATAGGCGAGATTCATGCTAGAGGGAAGCTCCCCTTTATCGTAGGGGGGACTGGATTATATGTTGAGTCTGTGTGCTATGGATTTCAATTTACGGAAGTGGGGGCGGATGAGGATTTCAGGCGTGAACAGTTTGCCTACGCAGATACTCATGGCGCTGAAGCACTCCACGATCGATTGAAGGTAGTGGACCCCGTAAGTGCCGAGAGACTTCATGCAAATGATCAACGACGAGTTGTTCGTGCGTTAGAGATATATCATCTCACAGGTACGACTCATTCGGCTCAAATGGCATCTCAGACTAAGGAGTCTCCCTATCAATTATGTCTCATGGGTTTGACAATGGATAGGCAAATGCTATATAAACGTATTGAAGGCCGCATCGAACAGATGTTGCAGCAGGGTTTGGTTGGGGAGGTATCTTCATTGCTGCACAAAGGCTACGGACCTGGGCTAATCTCTATGCAGGGGTTAGGTTATAAAGAAATAATATCGTATCTACAAGGAGAGATGACTCTTGAAGATACGATAACGCTATTGAAACGGGATACGCGAAGGTTTGCCAAACGACAGCTATCCTGGTTTCGCCACATGAACGAAATTTCGTGGGTAGACGTTACAGAAACTGCAAACTTTTCTGCGAATTTTGATCAGATCCGTGGTATAATAGCAGGAAGGTTTCTTACAGATATTGAATATATATCTAAACAATCTAATTGA
- the hfq gene encoding RNA chaperone Hfq, producing MNKSINIQDTFLNQLRKENIPVTIFLVNGFQIRGTIKAFDNFTVVVDSEGRQQMLFKHAISTITPQRNVSLMQESQTEG from the coding sequence ATGAACAAATCCATTAACATCCAAGATACATTCTTGAACCAACTGCGGAAAGAAAACATCCCTGTTACCATATTCCTGGTCAACGGTTTTCAAATCAGGGGGACAATTAAAGCATTCGATAATTTCACGGTTGTTGTGGATAGTGAAGGCCGCCAACAAATGCTGTTTAAGCATGCAATTTCAACCATAACTCCACAGCGTAATGTTTCGCTGATGCAGGAATCCCAGACTGAGGGATAA